AAGCAGGCATGTTTGCAATGGCCTCTGCGTAGGTAATGAAGAGAAGGCTGGGCCCTGGTACCAAGAGGGAGAACAGGTGGTTATTACAGGTCAATCCTTCTGCTCTGAAAAAGAGGGACCATTTCACTCACACCTGGAAATGCCTTTGTCCACAGGGGAATGTTACCAAGTGTAGTCACAGTAAGGGTCACTGGGTGACATAAAACATGATTTCTACATTCTTTTATCTTCGCAGAACCATTTTGGAGCTGTGTAGCACACCGTATGCTGCTCACTGTTTTATGATAGTCATAAAGCAGTATGATTAATCATAGTATATACAAAACATTTTGTGCAGTTTGGAGTGTTTGTCCAGGCCAGGGTCTTTCCCCTGATCCTGAATTTTAAATGGATTACAAGGTCATGTTTGTGTGGTAAGAATATCTCCCCATCTGGAATGTAATCAAACAAGTTCTATCGAAACTTCAGAGGAAATTTAAGACAGCAATAGAATAAGTTCCCCTACCAGTATCTTTAGCAACCTCTGACACCTCTTCATTCCTCATTTCAGCCATATATCCAAGCACAGTGAAAATGACAAATCCAGACACAAAACTAGTCATGCAGTTCACAGTACTGGTAACCAGTGCATCCCTGGAAGAGAAAACCCAATGAATCTCAGAGAGCAAACAGCTGCCAGAAAGAATGGTGTATTGCCAGAAGGCACAGTATTGATTTTGAACTATCTAGACCACCTGGGAGCACGTTTCAATACAGCCCTTCAACTTTCCAGGGTATATAAATattcattcatatattttaatatgtgaGGGTCTGTTGGGAAAGACCTTAGGAAAATTAAGGTTCTGTCTTTGCATGGATGCTAAAAATCACATAGCATTTTTCAGAAGGGTAGTAAGGCTTTGCCTTGGTGTCTTTAGCTACATTTTCTCCTGCTCTCCTGTTTGTCCACCTGTCTGCTATGTTTTGCCCcaaaggcagctgcatttcactggtgaAATGATCGTTGGACTGATAGGTACTGgtagtttttaaaacattttgagattATCACAGACCATGCTCCCAGATCCATTGATAGTATCCATTTACCAGTATGATGCAGCCTGAATCTCTAAAGGACATCTAAAGGTTGTACCCCAGCCCTGTTGATGTCCTGTTTTGTCTTGGAATGAGACAAGGTATGTCTCTCCTTTATGCCCAGCAAACTGGGCCACTACTGATTTGTCTGTTGATATATTGGTTCTCTTTTGGATAGAGTTTTGAATTGTTGTGTCTTATAGGTCTAAGGAAGAACTTCAGACATTTCATTCAACATCTGTTCGGCTGTCTGTTTGGCTGCATACCAGACACATCACACCAATCTAATTAATACTGGATTCAGAATGATATAGTAATAGCTTTAGAGAGAATGATGATTTGCAGGTTTCATTTCACAGTACATAATAAACATCCTTAAGAAAATAAGGAAACAACCCACAGAGCCCTTTACCAAGTTATAGCTGATCTAAGCTGCAGTAACTAAATATTGTTACAATCTGAGGGCTGTTCAGTGGTGGATTTAGTCCAGATCCTATTGGACAGGTGTCCGCATCACAGCCTCACCTCTACAAGTAATTGGCCCCCTTATGGGCAGTTTCAGCAGAGATCAAGAATTACATGGGTTATAAACTGTTTGGggagggatcatctttttgttccatATTTGTACAGAGCCTACCACAAGAGGGTCCTGGTCCGcaactggggctcctgggtgctgccacaagacaataataaataataataattgactAGACATGGAAAGCAAACTCCCAACTTGCCTTGAAGCGAAGCACATTGGCTGGATGTGATGTGAGGGAAGATTGCGCTGATGCTAAAGGGAATGTACCTGTTCTGCAGATAGAATTTACCCTACGGGACTGACAACCTGGCAACTTTCACCAGCGTtacatttctcatttttttttaaaatacataaactgtTTACATTCTAACACTGTCATTTTATTGACTATTTCTTACACTGAGGTGGAACTCACTGGTAGCAGTTGTTGTGGAATTTGTTGTAGCTGGCAAAAGCTAGTAGGACCCCAAAACCTGGACCTAGAGAGAAGAAAATCTGAGCTGCAGCATCCACCCAGACCTGAAAAACGTAAGAGGCAGAGGATCAAGAAAAGATGGTGTTAAACATAGAGCAAATGCCACTCTATAGTCCACTGGTGCTACGAATTAGATTCAACAGCCTGTATATAGTCTAGTCCTAtcttaacaaatattttattaagagCTTGTTACATGGATCAAAGATTTTGTGCTGAAGTGTGACAAATACTTTTGTAGTTTTATGACAGAGGCAAATACCCAGCACAGTGAGGCCATCATACTTATTTTCACTCGTGGCATAGTTAGGATTTATCCTTCGAGAAGGTCACCATAGGTGAAATGCTACCACATTTTTATACACAACACAGTAAATATTCAGTAACTGTGCCAGCTATCAGTGTTTCACCCTTGACAGTATCCTAGGCTGACAGATGGCAGTCTTCCTGTAGCACATTGTTTTTGCATTGTAACTGTGCCTTTGTAATGGGTTTGGCCTGTCTTCCTTCCTCCAAGGTCTCTGTGCAGAAGGACAGCTGGAGTGCATTGCCCCATGTGTGTGTCTGGGCGCATGTCCTCTGGGCTAAAGCACTGTGTGATTGCTCCCTGGATTGATCCAAATACATTTGGTGGTGTGGGTGCAACTCCAGCTGTGTGAACACAACTCAACCATTTTGTAGCCATGTCCAATAAAAGTGTGATGACCTGGTTACAAAAACACTGTGCTACACTGGCCGGAGTCTTACTGAGTGGCATCTCCAAACTGTTGATCTCTGTTCCATCCCTGAAAGGAAAAGTCCTGGTTCCTTTGTTCCCTCTTGATTGCAACATGGAGTTCACTGCAGCTCATTTCTAACATACTCCTTCTATGTGACTAGCCTGCACCTCCCCTGGATAGAGCTCTGATGCAAGCCGGCGCACAGATTGCAATCTGCTGTCCTCACTTCAGATATATTCAATACAATACCAATGTCCTTTATTGCTTTTAGGAAGACGTGGTTCCTTATTGGAGATGATGCTTTATCTCTTCATTTCCTCTTCATTGAAAACTCTCCATATCAGCTGGGTAGCTGCAGACGCACAAACATTAGAGTTTTTAATCTTTGTATTTGTTGTATTTATTGCTTTGGGTTTTTTCCATCTCCCTCCCCATTAGCGACTTTCACTTGTAGCGAAGCAAACACAGTCAGCAGCCTGATGGACTGATTGCCTCTTCCACACGGGTTCAAATCTAAATCAGACACTGGGTTGacatgttgttttgttttattatggtcTCATCCCCATACCTGCTCTCTCTCCTAAAGTTGGTAGTATTTGTAGGACTGTGTGGTGtattccctctccccacacattCACACCTGCCCAGCTGTCATCACTTCATCAAGCTTAGTGTGTTGAGTCTGATAGTCTTCCTGCTGTCTATGTCTGCATGGAGTACGTGGGAGATTTCCACCTGAGTCAAGCACCACTTGTCTGGAAAGGAGGATCTCTTCGGGCTCATCTGCCAGAGCTTGACACAGGGCCGATGGCTTGAGTTTTTTCGATGGTGGCAATATTCACAATTCCGAAATCCAGGCAGTGAGTCCAGCCACCTGATAGTGGACTCCATTAAAGGTGATTTAGCCCATTCCAACATCTGCTGGTCATCCAGCAGTCAGCAGAGCTACAGGGTATCCACTAGTTTAGATTAAGGTTAGCTAGCAGAGTAAGACCAGAAGCAGTAACAGCTTGGTTATCTCTATCTTGCATAATTGTTACAACTGCAAAAAACTTTTTACAAAGATTTAAAAGAATTGGAGTTAATCTTCAGAAtccataggcacctattactatGCTGACAGTAGCCTTGTTCTGAAAAGGAGAGATTTAAGTATACAAGTTTACAGGCTGAAATCAATTGCCACTTTACAACAAGTTCCTTACCTCAGTGGCCAGGAGTTTCTGCCAGTCAGGCTTCAGGTAGAAGACAACCCCCCTCCAGGCTCCAGGCAATGTGGCCCCTCGTACTAACAGGATAAAGAGTATGATGTAAGGGAACGTGGCAGTCACCCACACCACCTGttagagaaaacattaagacCGTGTTTGCCATGGGTACTGATTGAGGGAAACAGCTAAGTGATGATAATGGTAACAATGTCGAATGAACAGTAATATTTAGACTTATAACACCTTTCATTCAAAGttgtcaaagtgctttacaaaggcaaTAATGTATTACTATACTTTAAATGAAGGAGCAAATATAGCACAGAGTAATTagatgacttgcccaacatcCTGCAGTGAATCAGTAGCAGAGCTAAgaattagaacccaggagcccagaCTCCTACTCCCCTCCTCTTAACAACTAGGTCACGTTGTCTTCCTTAATGCCATCCAGGTCACTATTTATGGTGTGTAAGCTAGTTTATTCAACACCATAGGTCTGACTGCCCCACCAATAGTTATGCATTCTCCTCTCAGAGGCAGTCAGCTCCAGCTTCTGAATCCAGGTTTGCTGTAGCTGTAGTCAAAAGATAGACGAGTTGCCTAATTTGATACCATCTGTGTGCACGGACCACTGCCTTTTTTCATCTGAAAAGGGACTACCCTTGTTTAGTGGTTTGAGCAAGGAATGGGAATCAGACTCCTACAatccatttccagctctgctgctcaatAATTGTCCAACCTTGAGTAAGTCACTGCAGCCAGAATTTTGAGCAGTGTCCACAAATGTTGGGTGCCTAACCTGAGacccttaggcccagattttcagagctgctgagtgctcacaACTCCAGATGAGGAGATTTGAAAATGCCAAGCTCAGCACCCCTGAAAGTCAGGCCCTAACTGTCTCCAATTGGGCATTCAGAAATGAGAGCATGCAGAATTAGCTGACCCTTCTGAAAACATTGGTCTTAAGCTTTCTGCACTtaagtttccccttctgtaaaatgggaataacaacactagtctctaaggtgccacaagtactccttttcttttaacactaATCTTTTTAAGGTGATCTGAGGTCCTCACACAGGAGGTTCTCTGTCAGTGGAAAGATTTATTATTACTCATTATTTGAAAATGAATGTGTATTAAGCAGCCCTATTTTGGTAACATGGCTTGCTCTGACAGCAGACAGCAAGGTCCATCTGTAGAAAAAGAAACAATGGAACTGAGGCTCAACAGAGCAGTAATCAGAGGTCAACCTCCACACCCGTTCAGATCCTCTGGGTAGGATGATCTTTATCTGCAGCACAGCAACCCAACATGCTGTTAGCATGTATTATATGGATTACGGTAGCACTCACTATTCACATGTATGTGAATTtgcagtccctgtcctgaagacaATTCTAAGCTTACTTTCTCTCATGTTAATAGGCTGCTCCAGACATGTGGCAGAAATTACGCTATATCAAGCAACTTCCTCTTGCTTTTTCATTCACCTTGCCAGATGTTTTGACCCCTTTCCAGATGCTGAAGTACACAATAGTGAAAATCAACAATAAGCAGAGGGTCAATTGCCAGCTAATGCCTCCCAGATCATCCAGCCCTTTGGATCTTTGCACCTGTAGAACGTGGCGGctaaaacaggagagaaaagcaCATTGTTGATGTTTGTGTAATAAATACAGAGAGTGCTTAGGCTCTAAATCATGAGAGATAAAAGACACCCCCATCCTACACATAACCACAACTGCATGCATTTTAATCCTtagacagtttttaaaaacccATGTGATTGATAAATACCCGGGTTACCCTCTAAAGAAAAGCCTGCTGCATTTTCTACCCCTCTTTCTGATATCGTGTCTCCACTTACATGCACTTACGTATAAAATTCTTCTGCAGGGGAGATGGAGTGTGGGGTCCAGGTAATGCTGGCATTGATGAAGTAGTTGGTGCAGTTGCCGGTGTTCCAAGCATTTTTGCAGCTGATCCATGGCAGCTCCACCGTGAAGGATGAAATGAGGTAGTAGAGGGCCCAAGCCATGATGGTATTGTAGTAAGAGGCTATGTAGAGAGCTATTATGCAGATAGTAAAGCCAATTCCTGGTAAGGCAGAAAGCAGTTATGTAAGTGGAAATGTGAAGGCTGGGTCCAGTGAAAGGAGGAGTGGGTAATCCACATGAACTAAAATCAGTACCTGCCACAGGCATCCAGAAAGGAGGGCACAACATACACCACGGcctccctttatatttttttagaatGCTCTGGAACTTTGTGGGGACTTCAGAAAGTGGGGGTGATTTTCCCAAGTCCCACTTCAGAAAAGCATCCCGGTTCTGAACATAACGTGTAAATGCTAGCCTGATTCAGGCCCCAATCTCTGGAATTTTGACTGTGATGTGTATTCCCTCATCCTCCACACCCCCAAACAACAAACcaaccaagcaaaacaaaaccaaatctaacTCTGGTACTGGGAGCAAGGGTAACAAGCATGTAAAAGGCAACTATAAAAGATCCTCTATTATCACTGCCAGTAGGATGGCTGAGAGAAATGGAATGGAGCTGAAGGGTAATTTGTTTAAAAGATCTCTGGgataaaaataaagaatttgCAATATTTTTCCTAACTCGTGTTTCTAATACcatttcaaatattaaaaatggAATAATTTTGAAAGTTCAATTTACTTTCACCCTTATAATGTTCTCTTtatgattttgtattttttttctggctTGGGTCAGTGAAAGTACAGTGgattgtttctagtcagtttcactcccTGGTCTTCAGACACTAGTAGGAGGCTGCATCCTTTGGATTGGAAAACAATTAGGGCAATGTTTATGTATATAAAACAACTTGacattgcttttttaaaaagcacatgaCTTAGAAAAGTAATTAATTCCAGGTTTCATGAAAGCTTTTCTTACATAACCTAAATATGGGCCCTAAACCACTTGACATTAGCCCTTCATGTTATCTCTTATTGTCAGTAATTGTTCCACCCTTAAAGAAAATCTCTGCCGGTTACCCTAAGGGATCATGGTAAGCTGCCTGTTCCCCTTACTACCTTTGAAAATAGGACAAATTTTCCTCCAAACTGAGATACACCCATTCCTGTGGTACTGTCCCAGAGCTAGTTCCATGTAAAAGAGGGGGATGCCTCCAAAGATGGCCATGATCGTATACGGGATGAGAAATGCTCCTGcaaggaagaaaggacatgacTGTAACTTCTTGTAGTATTTCTGGTGTACTTcataaagaacaatttttcaagCCCCACATCCAATACACACTGCACTTAACTACGACAGTAAAACCTATGTGAccccgtgtcataaatataaagggaagggtaaaaacctttaaaatccctcctggccagaggaaaaaccctttcacctgtaaagggttaagaagctaggataacctcgctggcacctgaccaaaatgaccaatgagcagacaagatactttcaaaagctgggaggagggagaaacaaagggtctgtgtctgtctgtgtgatgcttttgctggggacagaaaaggaatggagtcttagaacttagtaagtaatctagctagatatgcgttagattatgatttctttaaatggctgaggaaataagctgtgctgaatggaatggatattcctggttttgtgtctttttgtaacttaaggttttgcctagagggactctctatgttttgaatctaattaccctgtaaggtatttaccatcctgattttacagaggtgattctttttactttttcttctattaaaattcttcttttgagaaactgaaagctttttcatggttcttaagatccaagggtttgggtctgtggtcacctatgcaaattggtgaggatttttatcaagccttccccaggaaggggggtgcaaggttttagtgaggattttggggggaaagacgtttccaaacaactctttcccagtaaccggttaaacgtttggtggtggcagcgaaagtccaagggaaaagggtaaaatagtttgtaccttggggaagttttaacctaacgctggtgaaagtaagcttaggaggttttcatgcaggtccccacatctgtaccctagcgttcagagtgtggaaggaaccttgacaccccatGATCTTGAGAGGCCAGTCCAGTGAAACTTTCTGTAATGTCAAACAAAACGAGACTTGTGGGTTTGTTCCTGAAGAGCCAGGTTGTGACCCCTTTACTCAcattggtgagcagttactcacatgaCTAGTCCCATCATCTTCAACAGGATTGCTCATGCAAGTAACTGCTCACCACTGTGTGTGGCAACTGTCTTGTGTTGAAAGTCAATGCCATAAGCACCAAAGCAGTTCAGTTACTCTGTATCAGGCTGGAGCATCACAAATGGCTAAAAGTCCAATTCTCAGGTGCCACAGGTAATGCTCACTGCTGTAAGGAAGGCTTAAGTGTCCAGTGGAATGAAGTTCTGAACTATTGTAAGATTGTCTCCTAGCAGGCACAGTCAACAGTACTCCTATTCCCAGGCTTCTGTACCCAAACATACAGGGAATTCACAAAGATTTTATTGGCTACCATGGGTGCAGCAGCAAGATggggcaaaagataaaataatgTCTTCCTCTGGTGCAATGCCTAGATGCATTAAGGGGATATAGGCCCTTTTTCAGCACACTCACTGGTTACAATCATTGTTTGATTGTACTGAGCACCTGTAGCACTGACATTTTCTGGTATATTGGTTAGTCTGAATTTAAATGTTTCTGGGGATTGGTCTTAtctcttcccttgggagactgttcTATAGTTCAACTGATCTTAGGGCAGGATGTTTTGCCTAATATTAAAtctacattttccttttcttattttcatCTCATGCTTTCCAGCTATACTGGATCTTGCATCATTCTAGATAATTCCTCTTCCACCTCTGTGTTTATAGCCCTCATCTATTAGTTGATGCATATGTCCCAGCAACCCTTATCTGACTCTAGACATATTTTGCTATTTTAATCTATCTCGTAAATAGGGCTGTACCAAGTTCACGGCCATGAAAACACTGTGAAATCTAATCTCCCCccctgaaatctggtcttttgtgtgcttttatcctatactatacagatttcatagggtagaccagtgtttctcaaattgaggggccagacccaaaagggagttgcagaggggtcacagtattgccacccttacttctggctgccttcagatctgggcagccAGCGAGTGGGGGCTGTTAGCCAggcacctagctctgaaggccgcaccctgccagcagcagcacagaagtaaaggtggcaataccatgccacccttctgcactgctgccttcagatctgggcggctggagagtggcaactgctgactgagggcccagctctgtaggcaacagcacagaagtaagggtggcaacaccacacAATGCCATCCTTAATTCTGCGCTCCTGCTGGCAgcaactctgccttcagagctgggctcccggccagcagccgccgctctccagctgcccagctctgaaggcagcaccgctgtcagcagcagcacagcagtaagtaaagcagtactgcaacccccctgcaataaccttgcaaccccctcttcccccctccccccacaattccttcatgggtcaggacccctaaaattacaccaccatgaaatttcagatttaaatagctgaaatcattaaatgtattatttttaaaatcttatgaccgTGAAATTATCAAAATGGACcgggaatttggtagggccctactcataaaTCAGTTCCTCTTGCTCCATAATCCATTGTTGCTTACTGTTGGTCTCATAGGTTTAACTTGAGCCATAGAACTGACCCATTTATACCCAAAGAAGACAGCTTCTAAGGAATGGCACATAGGGCTGAACACTGACCTCCTCCATTTTGGTAGCATATATAGGGAAATCGCCATATGTTGCCCAGATCCACTGCATAGCCAATGACAGAGAGAAGAAAGTCCATTTTTTTACTCCAGGTCTCTCTTTCCTCCGGCTCCAGCAGCTGTGGTTGAGCCTCCACCCCACAAGTGGTGGAAGTGGTGGTAGTTGTGGCTGCTGGGGCCATGCACTGGACATCTTCCCCATCTGCTATTCCATCGCAAGGAACTGGGTTCTGAACCACTGAGTAGCCATTTGAGATCtgacctgcttcccctttgtCTCCCTGGCTGGGGTGGACCTTATTCCCATCCTCGACCAGCTGCAGGGCAGATTTAGGGTTCTTGACCAAGAGTCCATTCTCTTTGCAATCTTCACCTTCTGTACagtccaagagctctttcttagAAGTCAGAGGCTGGTTCTCATTGCTGGATGACTTCTCCATTCTGCTGGTTAAAAGATGGTGCTGCTGTCCATTTGTGAGTGACCTGGACCAGAATCCCCTTGTGTCAAGTTGCTGCTCAGTCTTCCCACTGCTGCCAGAAACTCTCTAGTCTTTATGTCCACTGGACTGCAGAAAAACACAGCTTCAAAGAAGCAGAAAAAGAGTTGAACTCTGTTACAAGGCTTGCTGGTGGCTGTACAGGTATAGCTACTACAGGTATGGTGAATAAAACACagtcttttaaaataaagccacCCCCAAGAGATAAGTATCATTTACGGGATAATCCTATGATCAGTCACAGTGTCTCAAACTGAGGAGAACCACAAAGAaaggcacaaaaagaaaaggaggacttgtggcaccttagagactaaccaatttatttgagcatgagctttcgtgagctacagcccacttcatcggatggaagaCAGAGCGATTCggatggatccgatgaagtgagctgtagctcacgaaagctcatgctcaaataaattggttagtctctaaggtgccacaagtcctccttttctttttgcgaatacagactaacacggctgctactctgaaacctgtcaaaagaaaGGCGGGGGCTAATCCTTTCCCTCCAGCTGCAGAACAGGAGTGGAGCCACTGCATGTAGCCAACAACTTGTGACCCTCCACACTTCGGGAGAGATGAGGAGAGGACTGCAGGCTCTGTGGAGTAACAGTTCCCCAGTCCAGCTTGTTCCCTAACTCATCCTGCACATGTGCCCTACAGGGTTCACTGCATTCCTGGAGAGGCACAGCCCAACATGGTCCTGCCATTTCCGATCACCTCCTTGTGCAGCAGAACCACACCAGTGTCACAATCAGGAGcctccatcatagaatcatagaatatcagggttggaagggacctcaggaatcATCCTGACTTGCACAACTGGGGGCAGAATTTCCTGGCTATTCAGCCTGCATTTTCCTTTTCATAATTGCATCTCATGTCTTCTACCTGTACTGTTTGAGGTGCTTATGTCCCTAAGGGAAAGATAGCAAGTGTTACTTAAACAAATCTTTACATATttgcaaattatttttcttattcaCATCTTTCCAGAAATCTTACCAGAGATTTCTTACATAATCAGCCACATTTGGCAGATCCAAGAGGTTTAAGGGGAGGTTCAGTTAACTATCCAAACCGGAAGGTACTTATCTGAATTAAATACATTCTCAAACCTTTTGAGGTTCCATGCAATATTAATATGTGGGGAAGATGGTCAGGgctactttaatttttttttttaaactgcggAAAAGAAATAGCAAATGGAAGTTATTTAGGTGCCCGACTAACAAGTGAGAGCTTCATATGCttatctttaaaaattaaatctgttAGGGAGACCCACCTTTAGGTTTATCTTGGGTCTGAAAGCTAAACTCGTGGAGAGGAGACCAGTCTGGTAGCAAAGCATTACTGGAAAGGACATCCTACTAGGATCAGTTTTGTGCTTTCCAACTTTATTTAAAATCTCTCATAGACGATACAATGCAATGACCTAACATAGCGGAAAACTCCCTCTTTGTAAATAGTATCCTCTCAGGAGCACTGTTCATCCCTTTCCCTTGCGTGGGGTGTTCTCGTCTCCCTTTATGCCgtagtttgttttcatttcctgGTAATCTCTCTGTCTCATTTCGGGCTAGCTTGTCACAGCCCTTACTTGACTGCTCGAGGCAGTAAGCCACACACCCTTTCTCATGTTTGGCTGTGCTCAGATTGTGACTCCAGCCATGCGGGGAGAGTAAAGGCTACTCTGATCAGACTCCCCACTGCAAGCAAGGGGGCAGGCAGTGGGAGGAGCCCTggcttcacctccctttcctcccaCTTGCCCTCCAGAATACCCCAAGGAGAGCAAGGTGCTCCAGGAGAAGGGGTAATTCCTTCTCCTTCAGAGCAAGGAAGGAGTGGGAGAGGAATTGTGACTGTTCTGGAGTCTGCTGCTGGGGCAATGCAGCTATGTCCCACCCCTTACTCACGGGGGAGTATAAGGGAGTAATTTAGCCCTGGTATTGTAGAGTTCTTGGGGCATGGACTTTGTCTTCTTTCTGCCTGCAAACTGGTATGCATGCCACTGCATGCCATTAAATATATCAAATTATCATTATTGTGTGACACttctcattttcaaagcactttacaaccgCAAATAATTACCATAACACCCTATGAAGAGGAATAAATATTCCctcaattttacagatgagaaaactaaggcagagagaTGAAGCTATTTGCTGAATGTTAGAGAGGCAGTCATTGTTAGAGCCAGGATTAAAACCAAGGGGTTCCTGACACCCAGTTTTGTGCCCAGACAACTAGATCTACATCTCTCCCTACTCATGGAAGGATGTAAGAGAAAAGAGGAGGTGAGTTGTCAAGTAAGAAGCTGTCGAGATTAGACCCCTGGAGATCTGAATAAAGCCTGCTAATTCACAGTTACCTTATCAGTTCCTCATTCACACCATATACACTCCTCAGTCACCCAGATATTTGTCTTAGGCACTGTGTAGTTAATGCCAAATTCTCAGAATAGTATTTAATGATATTCTACTACCGTAAGTTAATCATCCACAAAGATAGAAACATCTTCAAAGTCCCA
The Eretmochelys imbricata isolate rEreImb1 chromosome 17, rEreImb1.hap1, whole genome shotgun sequence DNA segment above includes these coding regions:
- the SLC6A4 gene encoding sodium-dependent serotonin transporter isoform X3 produces the protein MEKSSSNENQPLTSKKELLDCTEGEDCKENGLLVKNPKSALQLVEDGNKVHPSQGDKGEAGAFLIPYTIMAIFGGIPLFYMELALGQYHRNGCISVWRKICPIFKGIGFTICIIALYIASYYNTIMAWALYYLISSFTVELPWISCKNAWNTGNCTNYFINASITWTPHSISPAEEFYTRHVLQVQRSKGLDDLGGISWQLTLCLLLIFTIVYFSIWKGVKTSGKVVWVTATFPYIILFILLVRGATLPGAWRGVVFYLKPDWQKLLATEVWVDAAAQIFFSLGPGFGVLLAFASYNKFHNNCYQDALVTSTVNCMTSFVSGFVIFTVLGYMAEMRNEEVSEVAKDTGPSLLFITYAEAIANMPASTFFAIIFFLMLLTLGLDSTFAGLEGVITAVLDEFPHVWGKRREWFVLGLIIACFLGSLTTLTFGGAYVVKLFEEYATGPAVLTVVFLESIAVAWFYGINQFCSDMKEMLGFTPGWYWRLCWVAISPIFLLFIICSFMSSTPDLRLFDYNYPYWTTIVGYCIGTSSVICIPIYMAYRLIITPGTFKEVLDEWISIARNTSLPLIQRNAYSKKHYSGDSHRNSLWGHPHECSLS
- the SLC6A4 gene encoding sodium-dependent serotonin transporter isoform X1 encodes the protein MEKSSSNENQPLTSKKELLDCTEGEDCKENGLLVKNPKSALQLVEDGNKVHPSQGDKGEAGQISNGYSVVQNPVPCDGIADGEDVQCMAPAATTTTTSTTCGVEAQPQLLEPEERETWSKKMDFLLSVIGYAVDLGNIWRFPYICYQNGGGAFLIPYTIMAIFGGIPLFYMELALGQYHRNGCISVWRKICPIFKGIGFTICIIALYIASYYNTIMAWALYYLISSFTVELPWISCKNAWNTGNCTNYFINASITWTPHSISPAEEFYTRHVLQVQRSKGLDDLGGISWQLTLCLLLIFTIVYFSIWKGVKTSGKVVWVTATFPYIILFILLVRGATLPGAWRGVVFYLKPDWQKLLATEVWVDAAAQIFFSLGPGFGVLLAFASYNKFHNNCYQDALVTSTVNCMTSFVSGFVIFTVLGYMAEMRNEEVSEVAKDTGPSLLFITYAEAIANMPASTFFAIIFFLMLLTLGLDSTFAGLEGVITAVLDEFPHVWGKRREWFVLGLIIACFLGSLTTLTFGGAYVVKLFEEYATGPAVLTVVFLESIAVAWFYGINQFCSDMKEMLGFTPGWYWRLCWVAISPIFLLFIICSFMSSTPDLRLFDYNYPYWTTIVGYCIGTSSVICIPIYMAYRLIITPGTFKEVLDEWISIARNTSLPLIQRNAYSKKHYSGDSHRNSLWGHPHECSLS
- the SLC6A4 gene encoding sodium-dependent serotonin transporter isoform X2; the encoded protein is MEKSSSNENQPLTSKKELLDCTEGEDCKENGLLVKNPKSALQLVEDGNKVHPSQGDKGEAGQISNGYSVVQNPVPCDGIADGEDVQCMAPAATTTTTSTTCGVEAQPQLLEPEERETWSKKMDFLLSVIGYAVDLGNIWRFPYICYQNGGGAFLIPYTIMAIFGGIPLFYMELALGQYHRNGCISVWRKICPIFKGIGFTICIIALYIASYYNTIMAWALYYLISSFTVELPWISCKNAWNTGNCTNYFINASITWTPHSISPAEEFYTRHVLQVQRSKGLDDLGGISWQLTLCLLLIFTIVYFSIWKGVKTSGKVVWVTATFPYIILFILLVRGATLPGAWRGVVFYLKPDWQKLLATEVWVDAAAQIFFSLGPGFGVLLAFASYNKFHNNCYQDALVTSTVNCMTSFVSGFVIFTVLGYMAEMRNEEVSEVAKDTGPSLLFITYAEAIANMPASTFFAIIFFLMLLTLGLDSTFAGLEGVITAVLDEFPHVWGKRREWFVLGLIIACFLGSLTTLTFGGAYVVKLFEEYATGPAVLTVVFLESIAVAWFYGINQFCSDMKEMLGFTPGWYWRLCWVAISPIFLLFIICSFMSSTPDLRLFDYNYPYWTTIVGYCIGTSSVICIPIYMAYRLIITPGTFKERILKSITPETATEIPFGDIRMNAV